The genomic interval CGGACGGCAAACCAGCGATCGCCTGGTCAAAGTTTGGCTCAAAAACGGACAATCCACCTGGATTCTAATTCACATCGAAGTCCAAAGCCAACGAGAATCCGAATTTGCCGAGCGCATGTACCTGTACAATTGCCTCATCTACATCCGCTATCGGCAGAAAGTTCTCAGCTTAGCCGTCTTAGCTGACGAACAAAAATCCTGGCGACCCAGAGCTTTCCACTATAATATGCTTGGCGCTCGAGTATTCCTGAAATTTCCGACAGCGAAGCTATTGGACTACACGGCGGCAACTCTCGCTGAAAGTACCAACCCCTTTGCGGTTATAGTTGATTGCAATAACAGTGAGGCATAAAATGGCAAAGCCAATGAGAGCTGAGCGAAGTCGAAGCTCGGACAGCGCAACCAATCCGGACTTCGACTCCGCTCAGTCCTCACGCGCTAGCTTGTCTCACTGTTAATCGGATTGACTATATCCCTCTTCTATCACTCTCCGATTTCAATGAATAGGAAAACCGCTAATTATCCGGAAGGATAAAACGATTGAAATTGATTGACGTGACTTATCAATTTATTCAATCCTCGTAATATATGAGAATTTGGAAAAATACTTAACCAAGGAATAATTGAGGATAACAGAAGAGTCGGTTGAATCAATAAACGAAAATTATTTAAGACATTTTTCCAGCCACCAGAGTGGTTCCATTGTTGATGTGATGAACAATCCACTTCAGCTTGACAACATTCTTTCTGCTCAGATTTTGGATATTTCAACTTCAAAAAAGGTTGGCTATTCAAGCTAATCATTAGATAACTACTTAGGATCATTTCCCACCATTTTTCAATCTTATCAAATTGGGTTAACCGATAATCAGTCCAACCTAACTCCTGCTTGCATTGTCTAAATCCGTATTCGACCCATGTCCTCAGTCCATACAGATTCCCAAGAGTCTTTTTCATCTGATTTCTGGTTTCTTGAAGATTGGTCATCACCCAAGAAGTTGAATTCTCTGGTAACCTTTTGGTATCCGTCGTCATTTGCCAATAAGTTCGCTTTCTCCGCCGACCAAAAATAATTTCTCTAATCCACCTCTCTTCTGATTTTTCGTCACTAAATACTCGTTCAAATTTATACCATTTATTCGCTCTAACCCTTTCGCTACTTGGCATCCACACTCCGTGATTTTTCCGAATCGACACAATATACCATAAGTTTTTCTCCTCTAATACTTGGATAAAATCACCGGCTTCACCATACAGACTATCTGCCAATACTAATTCAATCTTAAAACCATAATCTATTAGTTCTTTGATTATCTCTATAGCGATTTCAATCTTAGTTTTTTCCACATCCCCTTTCTTTAATCTCCCTTTTGGCTTAAATACTTTGCACAGTAGGGGAAAGGTGATATTTTCATAGACTCCATAAGCATTTACCGATACTATACCTCGATCGACTTTTCCCACACTTCCCAAGTATTGCCTTGCTACATAATCCGTTTTTTTGCCTTTTTTTCTATCTCCGGTTTCATCAATAATTACCGCGATCTTCTCTCCTTGTAGAGCTTCGAGAGTTTTTCTTATTCTTCGGCCCCTCAACTCTTCTACTGACCAAGGTGAATTCGCGATAAAATGGTGTAATGATTGAGGACAATTTATCCCAACTGCCTTAGCGATTTCGGGAAATGATTTTCTCTTTATTGGAGAAATAATTCCTATATGTAAATATTTAAAATATTCATAACTTCTCACTTCACAGAACATGTCTTTATAACTTTCACAATACTCATCCACCACCGAAATCGTTGTTTGAGGCGATCGCGGTAAATGTTTTAAGATTTGTAACTCTACATCCATTACTCTGTCTGATTTTCAGCCCTTGACACTCTCATTTCATTATATCCTAATTTTCGGAGAGTGACAGAAGAGGGATATCGTTGCCGCACACCAACAAACTCAGAAAACTCGCCAAGACTTCGATAGTCGCTACCGCGAGAAACTGAGAATTGCCAAAACTCTCTACCAGCGAGGATATACAAGACGAGATATCCTAGTGGTCTGTCAATGCTTTATTAACGGATATAAATGCTTTAA from Roseofilum casamattae BLCC-M143 carries:
- a CDS encoding Rpn family recombination-promoting nuclease/putative transposase; protein product: MTDNENRADYDSPWKEAISFYFQPFLAFFFPKVQDAIDWERGYEFLDQEFQKIVREAQTGRQTSDRLVKVWLKNGQSTWILIHIEVQSQRESEFAERMYLYNCLIYIRYRQKVLSLAVLADEQKSWRPRAFHYNMLGARVFLKFPTAKLLDYTAATLAESTNPFAVIVDCNNSEA
- a CDS encoding IS701 family transposase, whose translation is MDVELQILKHLPRSPQTTISVVDEYCESYKDMFCEVRSYEYFKYLHIGIISPIKRKSFPEIAKAVGINCPQSLHHFIANSPWSVEELRGRRIRKTLEALQGEKIAVIIDETGDRKKGKKTDYVARQYLGSVGKVDRGIVSVNAYGVYENITFPLLCKVFKPKGRLKKGDVEKTKIEIAIEIIKELIDYGFKIELVLADSLYGEAGDFIQVLEEKNLWYIVSIRKNHGVWMPSSERVRANKWYKFERVFSDEKSEERWIREIIFGRRRKRTYWQMTTDTKRLPENSTSWVMTNLQETRNQMKKTLGNLYGLRTWVEYGFRQCKQELGWTDYRLTQFDKIEKWWEMILSSYLMISLNSQPFLKLKYPKSEQKECCQAEVDCSSHQQWNHSGGWKNVLNNFRLLIQPTLLLSSIIPWLSIFPNSHILRGLNKLISHVNQFQSFYPSG